One Luteibacter aegosomaticola genomic window carries:
- a CDS encoding SGNH/GDSL hydrolase family protein, translated as MKRLTLLLTLLFLAFGAAAKDNDHAKWEPDIQAFEATDKATPPQQHAVLFIGSSSIRFWQSLDTDFPGYHVINRGFGGSDLDDSTAFADRIVKPYHPAAIVIYAGDNDLANGDTPEQVRDDFIAFVAKVRSYDPEVPIAFISIKPSIARINLLPNIDRANQLVRDQAMKEKGVAFLDVAPAMVDADGKPKPDLFREDGLHMTPKGYALWVAQVKPWLADHAMAAQVKQTPNATPK; from the coding sequence ATGAAACGCCTGACGCTACTCCTCACCCTGCTGTTTCTCGCCTTCGGCGCCGCTGCCAAGGATAACGACCACGCCAAGTGGGAGCCTGATATCCAGGCTTTCGAAGCCACGGACAAGGCTACGCCGCCCCAGCAGCATGCGGTGCTGTTCATCGGCAGCTCGTCCATTCGCTTCTGGCAAAGCCTCGACACCGATTTCCCCGGCTACCACGTCATCAACCGTGGCTTTGGCGGTTCCGACCTGGATGATTCCACGGCGTTCGCCGACCGCATCGTCAAGCCGTACCACCCGGCCGCCATTGTCATTTACGCCGGCGACAACGACCTGGCGAACGGCGATACCCCGGAGCAGGTCCGCGACGACTTCATCGCTTTCGTGGCCAAGGTGCGTTCCTACGACCCCGAGGTGCCGATCGCCTTTATCTCGATCAAGCCGAGCATCGCCCGCATTAACCTGCTGCCGAATATCGATCGCGCGAACCAGCTGGTGCGCGACCAGGCCATGAAGGAAAAGGGCGTGGCGTTCCTCGACGTGGCGCCCGCCATGGTCGATGCGGATGGCAAGCCGAAGCCGGATCTCTTCAGGGAAGATGGCCTGCATATGACGCCGAAGGGTTACGCCCTTTGGGTGGCGCAGGTGAAGCCGTGGCTGGCCGACCACGCGATGGCGGCCCAAGTTAAACAGACGCCAAACGCGACCCCGAAGTAG
- a CDS encoding RES family NAD+ phosphorylase codes for MSAAPPLHRVRWSHAYRIVSSRFPPVGLFDRIADPRDIDAVMQIESMTNPRLRDEIGALSLVPPERRISGPGTSPVMAAFAHISPDGSRFSDGHWGVFYAAHTVATAIEETVFHREAFMAATKEPPTDVQVRCYRTSISGSFHDIRGGWLAEHDPDSYVASVKLARELRDAGSNGIVYDSARHTGGECIAAFYPDVVAPCTQAEHFIYRWNGTRIEAVLKVTAVERQGLSSGT; via the coding sequence ATGAGCGCCGCGCCGCCGCTCCATCGCGTTCGCTGGAGCCACGCCTACCGCATCGTTTCCAGCCGTTTCCCGCCTGTCGGCCTGTTCGATCGCATTGCCGACCCGCGCGATATCGACGCAGTGATGCAGATCGAATCCATGACCAACCCACGCCTGCGCGACGAGATCGGCGCGCTGAGCCTTGTACCACCCGAGCGCCGCATCAGCGGGCCCGGCACCAGTCCGGTCATGGCGGCGTTCGCCCATATCTCGCCCGACGGCAGCCGATTCTCCGATGGCCACTGGGGTGTGTTTTACGCCGCGCATACGGTCGCCACCGCGATCGAGGAAACCGTGTTTCACCGCGAAGCCTTCATGGCCGCGACGAAGGAGCCGCCCACCGATGTGCAGGTGCGTTGCTACCGCACGTCCATCAGCGGCTCGTTCCACGATATACGTGGTGGATGGCTCGCCGAGCACGATCCCGATTCGTACGTGGCCAGTGTGAAGCTGGCGCGCGAACTACGCGATGCGGGCTCGAACGGCATTGTTTACGACAGCGCCAGGCACACCGGAGGCGAGTGCATTGCCGCCTTCTACCCGGATGTCGTCGCCCCCTGCACACAGGCCGAACACTTCATTTACCGGTGGAATGGCACGCGCATCGAGGCGGTGCTTAAGGTCACGGCGGTGGAACGTCAAGGTTTGTCGAGCGGCACCTAA
- a CDS encoding MbcA/ParS/Xre antitoxin family protein produces the protein MHPAIRTEPSTSGDLGGPALRAFFSLAEHWKLKGAEQRTLLGDPPESTYFKWKKQQDGSPSRDVIERISYLLGIWKDLQILFPDTAQADAWVRKANDAPLFGGRSALDRMLSGNVADLYVVRQYLDAQRGWNG, from the coding sequence ATGCATCCTGCCATCCGAACCGAACCGAGTACCAGCGGCGACCTGGGCGGCCCCGCCCTCCGGGCCTTTTTCAGCCTGGCCGAGCACTGGAAACTGAAGGGTGCCGAGCAGCGGACCCTCCTGGGCGATCCGCCGGAATCCACGTACTTCAAATGGAAGAAACAGCAGGATGGCTCGCCCTCGCGCGATGTCATTGAACGCATCAGCTACCTGCTCGGCATCTGGAAAGATCTGCAGATCCTCTTCCCCGATACGGCCCAGGCCGATGCCTGGGTGCGCAAGGCGAACGATGCGCCGCTGTTCGGAGGCCGCTCCGCCCTCGACCGCATGCTCTCCGGCAACGTCGCCGACCTCTATGTCGTCCGCCAGTACCTGGACGCCCAGCGCGGCTGGAACGGATGA